A genomic window from Silene latifolia isolate original U9 population chromosome Y, ASM4854445v1, whole genome shotgun sequence includes:
- the LOC141630233 gene encoding uncharacterized protein LOC141630233, which produces MKDVPWSLYQPKPDAPWTWKTICKVKDKFSAGFSSTGLWLPRSSGYSVSSGYQWIRPKYPTVTWNKMVWNSWCIAKHSFISWLLAREALQLKDKLFLLGIIPDDRCFLCGIASETHQHLFIQCCYTRKLVALLSQKLHIGLPVANLLVWLQTKPWAKIKKMVTLVWIQALYYSIWHQRNKARLEGVVQRPENVVQQVQCLLKCRFLEWHVCIKRSSDRAWFKTVIY; this is translated from the coding sequence ATGAAAGATGTTCCCTGGTCTCTTTATCAACCTAAACCTGATGCTCCTTGGACTTGGAAAACAATTTGTAAGGTCAAAGACAAATTCTCAGCTGGTTTTTCCTCTACTGGACTGTGGTTGCCACGTTCTTCTGGTTACTCAGTTAGCAGTGGTTACCAGTGGATCAGACCTAAATACCCTACTGTTACTTGGAATAAAATGGTATGGAATTCCTGGTGCATAGCAAAGCACTCTTTTATAAGTTGGCTTCTTGCTCGTGAAGCTCTGCAGCTGAAAGATAAGCTTTTCCTACTTGGAATTATCCCTGATGATAGATGTTTTCTCTGTGGCATAGCATCTGAAACCCATCAGCATCTGTTCATTCAGTGCTGTTATACCAGAAAACTGGTTGCCTTACTCAGTCAGAAACTGCATATTGGTCTGCCTGTTGCTAATCTCTTAGTCTGGCTGCAGACTAAACCTTGggcaaaaattaagaaaatggtTACTCTTGTTTGGATTCAAGCCTTGTACTATTCTATTTGGCATCAGAGGAATAAGGCTAGACTTGAAGGGGTTGTTCAGCGACCTGAAAATGTTGTTCAGCAGGTTCAGTGCTTACTTAAATGTCGATTCTTAGAGTGGCATGTTTGTATTAAAAGGAGTAGTGATAGGGCTTGGTTTAAGACAGTAATTTATTAG
- the LOC141630235 gene encoding uncharacterized protein LOC141630235 — translation MVGLFGLLETKVKPLSLNSVRKSVCDGWSVSTNSSYHPGGRVWVLWNPSLFYVHFVHYSAQSVHMLVTEISSNFKFFCTMVYAYNDTTDRKSLWQDLCSFADSIHDPWILCGDFNCVLKPSERLGGSSSDEEMKDFNAYLDYCQMMDSPAAGSYYTWNNKQDPQTTVYSRLDRVLVNNLWTHYRPNAYAHFYNEGIFDHTPCIIQEPDTSMKGKRSFKCFNMWSQVPEFKPCIIHHWNQSWQGTKMFKVVMKLKSLKRPLKELNKELFDDIENSAVHAWKILDNIQDQLRSVPGDSTLLIKEKEAAGVYRELQAACDSFLTQKSKATWYYENLLGTAGHTTPVCVSVVHQGPICNSEHHSVLLAPVTKKEIKEAFFSIPNHKAPGPDGFSSAFFKDSWSVVGDEVCDAILDFFQSGKMLQQINHTFITLIPKIDNPQNVTQFRPISCCNILYKVISKVLCTRLSSVLPSIISKNQGGFVKGRSIAENILICQDLVRLYNRKAVSPRCLMKIDLKKAYDSVHWDFVE, via the exons ATGGTGGGTCtatttggtctccttgagacaaaggtaaaGCCTTTGTCTCTAAATTCTGTTAGAAAAAGTGTGTGTGATGGGTGGTCTGTTTCCACTAATTCTTCTTATCACCCTGGAGGCAGAGTATGGGTACTTTGGAATCCCTCTCTTTTCTATGTGCATTTTGTTCATTATAGTGCCCAGTCTGTCCATATGTTGGTTACTGAAATTAGCTCCAACTTCAAGTTTTTTTGCACCATGGTTTATGCCTATAATGATACCACTGACAGAAAAAGTTTATGGCAAGACCTTTGTTCTTTTGCTGATTCTATTCATGATCCATGGATCCTTTGTGGTGACTTCAACTGTGTCCTCAAACCCTCTGAGAGACTTGGTGGGTCTTCATCTGATGAAGAGATGAAGGATTTTAATGCTTATTTAGATTATTGTCAGATGATGGATAGCCCAGCTGCTGGTTCTTATTATACATGGAACAACAAACAGGACCCTCAGACCACAGTTTATTCCAGATTAGATAGGGTCCTTGTTAATAATCTTTGGACTCATTATAGGCCCAATGCTTATGCTCATTTTTACAATGAAGGTATTTTTGATCACACTCCTTGTATTATTCAAGAACCTGATACCTCTATGAAGGGGAAAAGGAGTTTTAAGTGCTTCAACATGTGGAGCCAAGTGCCTGAATTTAAGCCTTGCATTATTCATCATTGGAACCAATCCTGGCAAGGGACTAAAATGTTTAAGGTTGTTATGAAGTTGAAAAGCCTCAAGAGACCTCTGAAAGAGTTAAACAAAGAATTATTTGATGATATTGAGAATAGTGCAGTTCATGCCTGGAAGATTTTAGACAATATTCAAGATCAATTGAGGTCTGTCCCTGGTGACTCTACTCTTTTAATTAAGGAAAAGGAAGCTGCTGGTGTTTACAGGGAGTTGCAGGCTGCCTGTGACAGTTTCCTGACTCAAAAATCAAAGGCCACCTGG TATTATGAAAACTTACTTGGGACTGCTGGACATACCACCCCTGTCTGTGTCTCTGTGGTTCATCAAGGGCCTATTTGCAACTCTGAGCATCATTCTGTACTGCTGGCCCCTGTCACTAAGAAGGAAATTAAGGAGGCTTTCTTTTCTATTCCCAACCATAAGGCCCCTGGGCCTGATGGTTTCTCAAGTGCCTTTTTTAAAGATTCTTGGTCTGTTGTTGGTGATGAGGTGTGTGATGCCATTTTGGATTTTTTCCAGTCTGGTAAGATGCTTCAACAGATCAATCATACTTTCATTACTTTGATTCCAAAAATTGACAACCCTCAAAATGTCACTCAATTTCGTCCAATTTCCTGCTGTAATATCTTATACAAAGTTATTTCTAAAGTTTTGTGCACTAGACTTTCCTCTGTCTTGCCTTCTATTATCAGTAAGAATCAAGGAGGGTTTGTTAAGGGGAGGAGTATTGCTGAAAATATTCTCATTTGCCAAGATCTTGTGAGGCTCTATAATAGGAAGGCTGTTTCTCCTAGATGTTTGATGAAAATTGACCTCAAAAAAGCCTATGATTCTGTGCACTGGGACTTTGTGGAATAA